One genomic segment of Capricornis sumatraensis isolate serow.1 chromosome X, serow.2, whole genome shotgun sequence includes these proteins:
- the NKAP gene encoding NF-kappa-B-activating protein, with protein MAPVSGSRSPEWEASSSGGKRRSSSKSPKPSKSSRSPRGRRSRSRSCSRSGDRNGLSHQLSGSSQGSRNQSYRSRSRSRSRERPSAPRGAPFASASSSAYYGGYSRPYGSDKPWPSLLDKEREESLRQKRLSERERIGELGAPEVWGLSPKNPEPDSDEHTPVEDEEPKKSTSSASTSEEEKKKKKKSSHSKERSKKRRKKKSSKRKHKKYSDDSDSDSDSDTDSSDEDTKRRAKKAKKKEKKKKHRSKKYKKKKSKKSRKDSSDSSSKESQEEFLENPWKDRSKPEEPSDLIGPEAPKTLASQDDKPLNYGHALLPGEGAAMAEYVKAGKRIPRRGEIGLTSEEIASFECSGYVMSGSRHRRMEAVRLRKENQIYSADEKRALASFNQEERRKRENKILASFREMVYRKTKGKEDK; from the exons ATGGCTCCGGTGTCTGGCTCCCGCAGCCCGGAGTGGGAGGCCTCGAGCTCCGGGGGGAAGCGTCGCAGTTCTTCGAAGAGCCCTAAGCCTAGCAAATCCTCTCGCTCCCCGCGCGGCCGCCGCTCTCGCTCGCGCTCTTGCTCTCGGTCCGGGGACCGGAATGGCCTCAGCCATCAGCTGAGTGGCTCCAGCCAAGGCTCCCGAAACCAGTCCTACCGTTCGCGCTCGCGATCACGCTCTCGAGAGCGGCCCTCCGCACCGCGCGGCGCCCCTTTCGCTTCTGCCTCCTCGTCCGCCTATTATGGCGGCTACTCACGCCCCTACGGGAGCGACAAGCCGTGGCCTAGCCTCCTGGacaaggagagggaggagagctTGCGGCAGAA GAGActaagtgagagagagaggattGGAGAATTGGGAGCTCCTGAAGTGTGGGGACTTTCTCCAAAGAATCCAGAACCAGA CTCTGATGAACACACACCAGTAGAGGATGAAGAGCCAAAGAAAAGCACCAGTTCAGCTTCTACTTCAgaag aagaaaagaagaagaagaagaagtctaGTCATTCAAAAGAAAGATccaagaaaaggaggaagaaaaaatcatctaaaagaaaacacaagaagTATTCTGATGATAGTGACAGCGACTCTGATTCTGACACAGACTCCAGTG ATGAAGATACAAAAAGGAGAGCAAAGAAagccaagaaaaaggaaaagaagaagaaacacagatc gaagaaatataagaaaaagaagtCTAAGAAGAGCAGAAAAGATTCCAGTGACTCAAGTTCTAAAGAGTCCCAAGAAGAGTTTCTGGAGAATCCTTGGAAGGATCGATCAA AGCCTGAAGAACCCTCAGATTTGATTGGCCCAGAGGCTCCCAAAACACTTGCCTCTCAAGATGATAAACCTCTGAA CTATGGCCACGCTCTGTTACCCGGTGAAGGTGCAGCTATGGCTGAATATGTAAAAGCTGGAAAACGTATCCCACGAAGAGGTGAAATTGGCTTGACAAGTGAAGAAATTGCGTCATTTGAATGTTCAGGTTATGTAATGAGTGGTAGCAG GCATCGCCGAATGGAAGCTGTGCGTCTGCGAAAAGAGAACCAGATCTATAGTGCTGATGAGAAGAGAGCCCTTGCATCCTTTAACCAAGAAGAGAGAcgaaagagagaaaacaagatcCTGGCCAGTTTTCGAGAGATGGTATACAGAAAAACTAAAGGGAAAGAGGACAAATAA
- the AKAP14 gene encoding A-kinase anchor protein 14 has protein sequence MNVTKNVKFEKEANEDKASTSQAMATEDPQDITKIALTLAKDAITAAVKSAEEAENPVKNIDWITHGEFTEEKGRQQVEEFVLNWEYQDRWKHYTEFLRKEDMFHSFYYIYCVRWSIPTARRPIAQITASVYFTIKVNKNKPLAVPTRPGEIRFREKWLRDIIEAKYVLMNPNIFQFNSMGIFQNILGDF, from the exons atgaatgtgacCAAAAATGTCAAATTTGAGAAGGAAGCAAATGAGGATAAAGCTTCTACAAGCCAGGCGATGGCTACAGAAGACCCTCAAGACATAACAAAAATAGCTCTAACTTTAGCCAAGGATGCCATCACTGCTGCTGTCAAATCTGCAGAAG AAGCTGAAAACCCTGTCAAAAATATCGACTGGATCACCCATGgtgaattcacagaagaaaaggGCCGTCAACAAGTTGAGGAGTTTGTTTTG AACTGGGAGTATCAAGACCGCTGGAAGCACTACACAGAGTTTTTAAGGAAGGAAGATATGTTTCACAGCTTCTACTACATCTACTGTGTACGGTGGAGCATCCCAACTGCTCGGAGACCCATAGCCCAAATCACTGCCAGTGTGTACTTCACCATCAaggtcaacaaaaacaaacctcTG GCTGTCCCTACAAG ACCAGGAGAGATTCGCTTTCGAGAAAAATGGCTAAGGGACATTATTGAGGCCAAATATGTTTTAATGAATCCAAATATCTTCCAATTCAACAGTATGGGAATCTTCCAGAATATTTTAGGAGATTTCTAA